TGCAAGGACTATCGTGTTCAGTGCCGATGGGAAAATCTTTATAAATCCTACAGGCAATACAGCCCTTGCAAAAGGCGGAAGTGGAGATATACTCACAGGCTTCATAGGTGGATGTATTTCTCAGGGTTACTCTGTAATTGAGGCATCCTTATTGGGAACTTACCTCCACGGTTATATGGCTGACAGATGGGTTGAACACGGCACTGATATTGATCTTCTCGCATGTGACCTGCTTCCCGGATTAGGTGAGGCTATAAGGGAAATTAGGGATGGAAAGGATAGAATTTATATCGAGAAGTCCCTCTGATACATGGGACATAGGGGAACATATTGGAAAATATGCAAAATGTGGCGATCTTTATGCCCTCTATGGTGAGCTTGGCGCTGGTAAAACACAACTGGTAAAGGGTATTGCAAGGGGTATCGGGGTGAAGGATTGGCTATATGTTGTGAGCCCCTCTTTTACAATAATGAATATATATGAGGGTAGATATAACCTTTACCATGTAGACCTTTACAGGATTGAAATGGGAGAGGCAGAAACCCTTCAGATAGAAGAATTTCTCGATAATGGCATAATTGTGGTAGAATGGGCAGAGAGGACAAACTGGTGGAATGGTGTAATAAAGGTAAATATAGAGGTTATTGGTGAGGAGGAAAGGAAGGTTATCATTTTTCGACCATGATAAGAATACATTTTCGATTTGTGATTTTTGATTTGCGATTTGAAATCGAAAATCGGCAATCCGAAATCGGCAATTAAAAAACCATGGAGGTAAAAGATGCTTGTCGTACAGAAGTATGGAGGAACTTCAGTAGTAGATCTTGAGCGATTAAAGAATGTGACAAAAAAGGTGATAGAATATAGAGAAAGAGGTGACAGATTGGTTGTTGTTATATCTGCTATGGCCGGAGAAACGGATAGATTGCTCAATTTAGCGCACAGCATTAGTAAATTTCCTGATGAAAGAGAAGTTGATGTGTTGATTTCTACTGGTGAACAGGTAATGTCTGCCCTTCTTGCTATAACATTAAAAACAATGTTCTGTGATGCTATATCAATGCTTGGTTATCAGGTACGAATAGTAACGGATTCGAGTTATAACAAGGCAAGAATCTCAAAAATAGAAAAAGAAAAAATTGTCTCGGAACTCGATAAAGGCAGAGTAGTAGTGGTACCAGGGTTCCAGGGGGTTGATGAACATGGCAACATCACTACCCTGGGGCGAGGTGGTTCTGATACAACAGCAGTGGCCTTAGCAACAGTTCTTAATGCAGATTTATGTGAAATATATACAGATGTTGATGGTGTCTATACAGCAGACCCTAACATATGTGAGAAGGCAAGGAGAATTAATAAAATATCATACGAAGAGATGCTCGAAATGGCAAGTCTTGGAGCAAAGGTTTTACAGATAAGGTCTGTTGAATTTGCTAAAAGGTATAATGTACCTATCCTCGTAAAATCTTCTTTCACAGAAGGTGACGGAACACTTGTATGCAAGGAGGTGTTATCAATGGAAAAAATGGTTGTTACAGGTATTACTCACAGTAAGAATGAAGCAAAAATAACGGTAAGCAGGGTCCCGGATAAACCAGGTGTTGCATCAAAGATATTTACCGCCCTTTCTGACGCCAACATTGTGGTGGATGTTATAGTCCAGAATGTAAGCCGTGATAATTTTACAGATATCACGTTTACAACAGCGAAAGCTGACGCAAAAAAGGCATATAACATTATGGAGAAGGTAGCCCATAATATAGGGGCAGAAAAGGTGGCGATCGATGAGAATATTGCCAAGGTATCTATTATTGGGCTCGGGATGAGATCCCATGCAGGTGTGGCGTCCAAGATGTTTACAATCCTTGCAAAAGAGGGGATTAATATTGAAGCAATAACCACATCGGAGATAAAAATTTCCTGTGTGATAGATAGTAAATATGGAGAGCTTGCTGTACGTGCCCTCCATAAAGAGTTTGGTCTCGACGCAGAGGATATTGAGGAGGAGAAGTGAAGGTTGAGTTTTATGATACTACATTAAGGGATGGAGCACAATCTGAAGACATAGCCTTTTCCCTCAATGACAAGCTCAGGATTACCGAGAGGCTTGACGAATTTGGTATGCACTACATTGAGGGGGGGTGGCCAGGCTCAAACCCTAAAGACCGCGAGTACTTCAAAGAGGTGAAGAAACTTGCCCTTAAGAACTCCAAAATAGTTGCCTTTAGTAGCACTCTAAAGGCACATGCACATCCAGAGGATGATGAGATTATAAGGGCAATATTCGAAGCAGATACCGAATGTGTTACAATCGTCGGAAAGACCTGGGACTTGCACGTGAGGGACGCCCTCAGGGTCAGTCTTGATACAAATTTAAAGATGATTGAAAAAACGATAGATTATTTAAAAAGGCATGGAAAGTTCGTGCTTTTTGATGCTGAACATTTCTTTGATGGGTATAAGAGAAACAATACATATGCAATGAAAGTTTTGAAGGTTGCAGTAGACGCAGGGGCAGATGTGATAGTCCTTTGCGATACAAACGGTGGCAGCATGCCTTATGAAATCCATGACACTGTGAAGAAGGTTCGTCAAACAGTCAATAAAAGGTTGGGGATACACACCCATAATGATACAGAGATGGCGGTCGCCAATACATTGATGGCTGTGAGCGCTGGATGCGAACATGTTCAGGGCACTATAAACGGTTATGGGGAAAGGTGCGGTAATGCAAATCTCTGCTCTATCATACCAAACATCGTACTGAAGTTGGGATATAAGGGGATAGATAAGGAAAGGTTGGCAAAGATTAGAGATCTCTCTCTCTTTGTCGATGAAATGGCGAATTTTATCCCTGATAAACATAGACCTTATGTGGGTGAAAGTGCATTTGCCCATAAAGGCGGGATACATGTAAGTGCAATAAGGAAAAACCCTGAAACCTACGAACATATGAAGCCAGAACTGGTTGGAAATACTCAGAGGGTTCTCATCTCTGACCTCTCCGGGGAGAGCAGTATACTCTATAAGGCAAAGGAATTTAACATTGACATAGAAAAGGATAAGAAGCTCATTAAAGATGTGGTAAAAAGGATAAAAGAGCTTGAAATGTACGGGTATCAGTTTGAGGGGGCTGAGGGATCCCTTGAGCTTCTCATTAAGAAGACCCTGGGTATACATAAAAAATACTTTGATCTCGTTGGCTTCAGGGTAATGGTGGAGAAAAAGGAAAGGAATCACCCTGTTTCTGAAGCTACTATTTTAGTGAAGGTTGGCGATAGGATTGAACATACTGCAGCCCTCGGTACTGGTCCTGTAAATGCCCTTGACAATGCCTTGCGAAAGGCCCTGCATAAATTCTATCCGGTGCTAAAAGAGATGGACCTGGTAGATTATAAGGTAAGGGTTCTAAGTACAAAGGACGGGACTCAGGCAGCAACAAGGGTGCTTATTGAGAGTAGTGATGGGAAACATACCTGGGGAACGGTAGGTGTCTCGGAAAATATTATAGAGGCAAGCTGGCAAGCACTTGTGGATGGCATAGATTATAAATTACTCATAGAAGAGGAGAAGGACCGGTGAAAAGACTTCTGAATATCCGCGATGCAACAAAAGAGCTAAATATACTTCGGTCACTGGAGAGCTATAAGAGTCCCTTTGAGGTAGTAGGAACATACAGGCTCATCGATGATGGTATAAGACCTGAGGCAACAGTTATTATAAAAACTGAAAACCAGGGGATGCATGAAGCCTCAACAGGCGTAGGACCTGTTGATGCCCTTGCAAATGTATTAAAAAAATCCCTTTCCTCCATTTTCCCCGTGATTCAGGGTGTAAAGCTTGTAGATTTTTCATCGAGGATACATGATACAAAATCAGGCACCTCTGCACAGGTTGAGGTATCTATTATATTCACCGATGGTAAAGAAATATGGAGCGTGGTTGCAATCTCTGCCAATATCAACATGGCATCCTTTATGGCGCTTCTGGATGGTTTTGAATATGCAATACTCTCGAGAGAGAATAATTACAAACCTTAGAAAACATTATCTTTTCAGCAATCTGTAAATTTAATTTGCATATTATATACTTGACAGCTTTTTACATAATACTATAACATCCTTATATAACCCGAAAACAGGTTTTTCCAGACCATCACTATATATGTGTATAAGAAGGTGAATAATGGCTAAAGATAACAGCATTTACTGGAATCCCATCCTTGAGACCCTACCCCGGGAAAAACTCCGAACCCTGCAACTGAAGAAATTCAAGCGTATTCTGGAATGGGCTTACAACAATTCCCCTTTTTACAAAAGGCTTTATCATGATAGTGGCCTTGAGCCCGGGGATATTAAGACCCTTGAAGATATTAAGAAGGTTCCCAAGACAGCAAAGGGGATGCTTAGAGATGTGCAAACCAGAGAACCATTTCCCTATGGGGATATGTTAGCAGTCCCTCTAAAACAGATTACAGAATTCCGTCAGACCAGCGGCACAACCGGCACCCCTGTGTACCAGGCGGATACCTGGCAGGACTGGGAGTGGTGGGCAGAGTGCTGGTGTTATATTTTATATTCCCAGGGTTACAGGGATATTGACCGCGTCTTTATCCCCTTTGGCTATAATATATTTGTAGCATTCTGGGCTGGTCATTATGCGGCAGAAAAGATAGGTTGTGAGGTAGTTCCTGGAGGAGTCCTTGACACTGAAGCAAGGATTCTGAAAATGAAGGAACTTAAATGCACTGCCTTTATGGCAACACCTACCTATGTGCTGGGGATGGCCAGTACGGCAATGAAGATTGGGATTGATCCGAGCAAAGACCTCTATATCAAGAGGATCACATGCGCTGGCGAGCCAGGAGCCAGTATCCCCACTACCAAAAAGCGTATGGAGGAGGCCTGGGGTGCTAAAGTATATGATCATATCGGTGCAACTGAGATAGGGGCCTGGAGTTACGAATGTGCCCATCAACCTGGCGGGCTCCATGTGAACGAGGCCTTCTTTCTTGTTGAGATAGAAGACGTTGAAACAGGGGAAATTATTGAAGAACCCGGTAAAAATGGCAAGATGATTATTACTGCTTTTGACAGAGTAGGAAAGCCCTGTATCCGGTTTGACTCAAAGGATATAATACGATGGGCCGACTATAAATGTGACTGTGGCCGTACTTTCCGCATTATAGATGGTGGTGTTGTTGGCAGGACTGATGATATTACCAAGGTTAAAGGGGTGCTCCTTGCCCCCACCGCAATTGAGGACGTTGTAAGAAACTTTTCTGAACTGGGTAATGAATATGAAGTTATCGTGAGCAAAAAAGGTGACATAGACGATATCCTTCTCAAGGTAGAAATCAGACCTGGATATGAAGACAAGAAAGATGAGATTTTGGTTCTCCTGAAAGACCAGCTAAGGGTTAAAACAAATCTCGGTTATAAGATGGAGGTTCATCCTTACGGTAGCCTACCACGTTATGAAATTAAGGCAAAAAGATTTAAAGATTTGAGGAAACACTAAAAGGGAGGGATGAGCCATGAAAGGAAAAGATAAAATTAACGAGATGGATGTAAAAATAAAGGAGATTCGAAAGACAGCCGAGGAACTTATGAATCTCGGAAAAGATATTGAAGCTGTGAAGAAGAATTTAGTTCGACTTCTTGCAAGTACAAAGATGTTAGAATTAAACATATGTGATTTGAAAGAGCTTTTATAAGAGAAGAGTGATCTAAATCCAGAGTCTCTTGTTATGCTTATGTTTGGCATATGATTGACATGTAATAATGTAAGTCTATTAATATGAGGGCGGTTAAAATTAGGGTCACGCT
This DNA window, taken from Pseudomonadota bacterium, encodes the following:
- the tsaE gene encoding tRNA (adenosine(37)-N6)-threonylcarbamoyltransferase complex ATPase subunit type 1 TsaE — protein: MERIEFISRSPSDTWDIGEHIGKYAKCGDLYALYGELGAGKTQLVKGIARGIGVKDWLYVVSPSFTIMNIYEGRYNLYHVDLYRIEMGEAETLQIEEFLDNGIIVVEWAERTNWWNGVIKVNIEVIGEEERKVIIFRP
- a CDS encoding phenylacetate--CoA ligase family protein, with the protein product MAKDNSIYWNPILETLPREKLRTLQLKKFKRILEWAYNNSPFYKRLYHDSGLEPGDIKTLEDIKKVPKTAKGMLRDVQTREPFPYGDMLAVPLKQITEFRQTSGTTGTPVYQADTWQDWEWWAECWCYILYSQGYRDIDRVFIPFGYNIFVAFWAGHYAAEKIGCEVVPGGVLDTEARILKMKELKCTAFMATPTYVLGMASTAMKIGIDPSKDLYIKRITCAGEPGASIPTTKKRMEEAWGAKVYDHIGATEIGAWSYECAHQPGGLHVNEAFFLVEIEDVETGEIIEEPGKNGKMIITAFDRVGKPCIRFDSKDIIRWADYKCDCGRTFRIIDGGVVGRTDDITKVKGVLLAPTAIEDVVRNFSELGNEYEVIVSKKGDIDDILLKVEIRPGYEDKKDEILVLLKDQLRVKTNLGYKMEVHPYGSLPRYEIKAKRFKDLRKH
- a CDS encoding aspartate kinase, which gives rise to MLVVQKYGGTSVVDLERLKNVTKKVIEYRERGDRLVVVISAMAGETDRLLNLAHSISKFPDEREVDVLISTGEQVMSALLAITLKTMFCDAISMLGYQVRIVTDSSYNKARISKIEKEKIVSELDKGRVVVVPGFQGVDEHGNITTLGRGGSDTTAVALATVLNADLCEIYTDVDGVYTADPNICEKARRINKISYEEMLEMASLGAKVLQIRSVEFAKRYNVPILVKSSFTEGDGTLVCKEVLSMEKMVVTGITHSKNEAKITVSRVPDKPGVASKIFTALSDANIVVDVIVQNVSRDNFTDITFTTAKADAKKAYNIMEKVAHNIGAEKVAIDENIAKVSIIGLGMRSHAGVASKMFTILAKEGINIEAITTSEIKISCVIDSKYGELAVRALHKEFGLDAEDIEEEK
- the cimA gene encoding citramalate synthase; protein product: MKVEFYDTTLRDGAQSEDIAFSLNDKLRITERLDEFGMHYIEGGWPGSNPKDREYFKEVKKLALKNSKIVAFSSTLKAHAHPEDDEIIRAIFEADTECVTIVGKTWDLHVRDALRVSLDTNLKMIEKTIDYLKRHGKFVLFDAEHFFDGYKRNNTYAMKVLKVAVDAGADVIVLCDTNGGSMPYEIHDTVKKVRQTVNKRLGIHTHNDTEMAVANTLMAVSAGCEHVQGTINGYGERCGNANLCSIIPNIVLKLGYKGIDKERLAKIRDLSLFVDEMANFIPDKHRPYVGESAFAHKGGIHVSAIRKNPETYEHMKPELVGNTQRVLISDLSGESSILYKAKEFNIDIEKDKKLIKDVVKRIKELEMYGYQFEGAEGSLELLIKKTLGIHKKYFDLVGFRVMVEKKERNHPVSEATILVKVGDRIEHTAALGTGPVNALDNALRKALHKFYPVLKEMDLVDYKVRVLSTKDGTQAATRVLIESSDGKHTWGTVGVSENIIEASWQALVDGIDYKLLIEEEKDR